The following proteins are encoded in a genomic region of Takifugu rubripes chromosome 21, fTakRub1.2, whole genome shotgun sequence:
- the mcidas gene encoding multicilin: METQKDRRVLAAVCPNQVGRRRRRAAHKVVGPRSSSPVTVCAGLPCALKQAFSTIAWDDLEYSVRRDSRVLGAQVNGCDEDQDFGGYALDFIADSPSTLESSLSPGELVPFQGCVIPPLTPQWDMSTEDASLACPSTDADKFGPGCRAGAPQAPAEVDHGLRDTVHETDDLQERNVHLRQLARRAKHLASVLENLMAVTERERTPAPDDRPPLSPCKRQRLDEGYETESSDSVEDMLRDISTRCNAVLHGSATVKQQGSEVIRVHGAFSGLQTCFSKDGGGAAAEGNIWSFRTSVREHGTIRTRAFPQGQALTTRMQEGGYRFRWVPNHS, encoded by the exons ATGGAGACGCAGAAGGACAGGAGAGTGTTGGCCGCTGTCTGTCCCAACCAGGTCGGCAGACGCAGGAGGAGAGCTGCG CATAAAGTGGTGGGGCCGAGAAGCAGCAGTCCGGTCACCGTGTGCGCGGGGCTCCCCTGCGCCCTGAAACAAG CTTTTTCCACAATTGCGTGGGATGATCTGGAATACTCCGTGAGACGAGACAGCCGCGTCCTCGGCGCTCAG GTGAACGGATGTGACGAGGACCAAGACTTTGGGGGGTATGCGCTGGATTTTATTGCAG attctccctccaccctggagAGCAGCCTGTCCCCAGGAGAGCTGGTGCCATTCCAGGGATGCGTCATCCCCCCACTCACGCCGCAGTGGGACATGTCCACTGAGGACGCCAGTCTGGCCTGTCCCAGTACAGACGCAGACAAATTTGGACCTGGGTGCAGAGCCGGGGCACCACAGGCCCCTGCAGAAGTCGACCACGGG CTCAGAGACACCGTGCACGAAACCGATGACCTGCAGGAGCGAAACGTCCACCTGAGACAGTTAGCCAGACGTGCCAAACACTTGGCCTCGGTGCTGGAG AACCTGATGGCAGTAACAGAGAGGGAGCGGACGCCGGCGCCCGACGACAGACCCCCGCTGAGCCCCTGCAAGCGGCAGCGGCTGGACGAGGGATACGAGACAGAGTCCTCGGACTCAGTGGAGGACATGCTGAGGGACATCAGCACACGCTGCAACGCTGTCTTGCACGGCTCCGCCACAGTGAAGCAGCAGGGCTCGGAGGTCATACGTGTGCACGGCGCGTTCTCCGGCCTGCAGACGTGTTTTTCCAAAGACGGCGGCGGAGCGGCAGCTGAGGGCAACATCTGGTCCTTCAGAACTTCTGTCAGGGAACACGGCACCATAAGGACTCGGGCGTTCCCTCAGGGACAAGCCCTCACCACCAGGATGCAGGAAGGAGGATACCGCTTCCGCTGGGTTCCCAACCACAGCTGA